Below is a genomic region from Brassica oleracea var. oleracea cultivar TO1000 chromosome C9, BOL, whole genome shotgun sequence.
CTGAAAGTACGGCCGGAGTTTCCTTGCCGATGTCATAACTGCGAATGCTAGTTTCTCCATCAGGAGATACCGGGTCTCAGCGTCCAGTAACGTTTTGCTTATGTAGAAGATTGGTTTTTGCTCACCGCATTCCTCTCTAATCAAAACGCCGCTTACCGCTGTTGTGGAGACTGCGATGTACAGGAACAAGGGTTCTCCCTCCAATGGTTTTGCGAGGACGGGAGGAGTGGCNNNNNNNNNNNNNNNNNNNNNNNNNNNNNNNNNNNNNNNNNNNNNNNNNNNNNNNNNNNNNNNNNNNNNNNNNNCCCTTTCAGCGTGTCGTAGAAAGGAAGACACTTATCCGTCGAGTGCGAGATGAAACGGGTCAAGGCCGCGACTCTTCCGGTTAGCCTTTGGACTTCCCGTCTCGTCCTTGGCGAGACCATCTCTATTAACGCGTTTATCTGCTTAGGATTGGCTTCGATCCCACGACACGTGACTAGGGACCCGGGAAATTCTCCTGATGCCACCGCGAATCTACACTTTGCAGGGTTCAGTTTCATGTTGTGGGCATTAAGTTTTGCAAAGCACTCCTCCAAATGGGAGACGTGGTTGTGCTAGTCAAGAGACTTTATGAGCATGTCATCGATATATACCTCCATAGTCTTGACGAGCTGTTCGGAGAAAATTTGATTGACAAGTCGCTGGCAAGTGGCGCCCGCATTCTTGAGACCGAAAGGCATTACTTTGTAGCAATATGTTTCCCGATTGGTGATGAACGCAGTTTTCTCACGATCGTCGGGATTCATCATGATCTGATTGTACCCGGAGAAGGCATCCATAAATGATAAGAGTTTGTTCCCTGCTGTTGCTTCGACCAGTCGGTCGATGTGCGGTAGTGGGAAGCAATCCTTTGGACAGGCCTTGTTAAGATCGGTGAAATCGACGCATACTCGCCATTTGCCGTTTTTCTTTTTGACCACGACCGGGTTAGCGAGCCAGTCTGGATACCGAACTTCTGTTATTGATCCGACCTTCAGGAGTCTTTCGACTTCCTCATTTACCGCGGTGGCATGCTCCGGTCCTTGCTTCCGCCTTTTTGTTTGACGGGTCTGTAGGTCGGATCGATGTTAAGCTCATGACACATTATGCTGATATCAATCCCTGGCATTTCTTTTGCGGCCCAAGCGAACGGATTGAGGTTCTTTTTGAGACAGGCGATGAGCTCTGTCTTTAGTGGCTCGCGGAGGTTGGCTCCAATCTCGGCGCATCGTTCCGGAGAGGATAGGTCGAGGCAGATCGAAATTACCGGTTCGTAAGTCGGTTCGCGCTTTCCTTCTAGGGCTTCCGCCCTTTGAGATTGCCAGAAGACTTCCGAGTCTCGTTCCGGGGCGTTCTCATCGAGAGTCAGCTTTCTTTTCTTTTTATGGGAAGTTCCAATCGAAAAGTTCTTTCTTTTAACTAGGCGGCGAAACATACTTGCGACATCTTGCGGTCTCCGTGTATAGTTTCGACTCCACGAGGGGTTGGAAACTTAAGGCACAGATGGAATGTCGAAGGGATCGCTCGCATGAAATTCAGCCATGGAGTACCGACGATCGCGTTGTACGATGTTGGACGGTCGATGACTAAGAATTCCGTGACTTTCATGACGCTCCTGGCATTAACAACAAGGTCGATCGAGCCGAGAGTCATAGTAGCATTTCCCGAGAGTCTGAATATCGGGCTGGGTCTTTTCGTAACGGCGCACAGATCGATCTCCATTCTTTCGAGGGTGCTTTTGTAGATAATATTGGCCGAGCATCCGTTGTCGACCAACACTCTCGCTACGTCGATGTCCTGGATCGTCAACTCGATGACAAGGAGATCGTTGTGGGGTTTGGCCTGATCGGCCGTTGCCCGGTCCTTGAAAGAAACGACATCGTTAGCTGCTGGAGCGGACATCCTGTGTCTTTTATCGTTTAGTGATTTTTGAGTTAGAGAATTCGTCCTCCCCCCTCCTTCTAGCGCCAAACTGTGGGAACCGAAATTCACACCGTCGATTATAATAAATAATAATGGAGGAAAACNNNNNNNNNNNNNNNNNNNNNNNNNNNNNNNNNNNNNNNNNNNNNNNNNNNNNNNNNNNNNNNNNNNNNNNNNNNNNNNNNNNNNNNNNNNNNNNNNNNNNNNNNNNNNNNNNNNNNNNNNNNNNNNNNNNNNNNNNNNNNNNNNNNNNNNNNNNNNNNNNNNNNNNNNNNNNNNNNNNNNNNNNNNNNNNNNNNNNNNNNNNNNNNNNNNNNNNNNNNNNNNNNNNNNNNNNNNNNNNNNNNNNNNNNNNNNNNNNNNNNNNNNNNNNNNNNNNNNNNNNNNNNNNNNNNNNNNNNNNNNNNNNNNNNNNNNNNNNNNNNNNNNNNNNNNNNNNNNNNNNN
It encodes:
- the LOC106314829 gene encoding uncharacterized protein LOC106314829 encodes the protein MSAPAANDVVSFKDRATADQAKPHNDLLVIELTIQDIDVARVLVDNGCSANIIYKSTLERMEIDLCAVTKRPSPIFRLSGNATMTLGSIDLVVNARSVMKVTEFLVIDRPTSYNAIVGTPWLNFMRAIPSTFHLCLKFPTPRGVETIHGDRKMSQKRKLTLDENAPERDSEVFWQSQRAEALEGKREPTYEPVISICLDLSSPERCAEIGANLREPLKTELIACLKKNLNPFAWAAKEMPGIDISIMCHELNIDPTYRPVKQKGGSKDRSMPPR